In Mesorhizobium sp. M9A.F.Ca.ET.002.03.1.2, the DNA window GCCAGCGGTTTTTCCGAAGGCCTGAACCGTGAGGCGGCGGCAAATGTCGCCAGCTGGCTGTTCCTCGCCTTCGTGCCACTCGGGATTCTCGGGTGCCTCGCCGCTCTGAGAATATCGGGGCCGGCTGCCCGGCCGGCGAGGCTGCCAATCTCCCCCCTTGTGGGGGAGATGCCCGGCAGGGCAGAGGGGGCGCGAAGGATTGCCAACCTTTGGCTTGATCTTTCCATAGAAGGGCCCAGGGCACTAATGCATGTCGCGCAAAAGTGTGCAGCGGTTTTGCGATAACGACATGCATAAAAACAAGAACTTAAAGCGCGTCGCATGAATCCGTTCAAACGCGACGCGCTTTAGAATCCTGTCCCTTTTGAGCGCTGCGGCGGCACACAACTTTTCGAAACGTCAGCGGGACAGCGCCCCCCTCTGGCCTGCCGGCCATCTCCCCCACTTGTGGGGAGATTAGATGTCGCCGCGGCCTTCGCCAATCTTCAATGCTGAAGCAAGAGCAGGCCGAAGGCGAAGCAACTAGACGACGATCGTCTTCAGCCGTTCGGCGATCAGTGCCGCAAGCCGTGCCGCCACCTCGTCCTTGCTCATCTCCGGCCATTCGTCGACACCGGCCTTCGAGACGATCCGCACCTTGTTGCGGTCGCCGCCCATTACACCCGAAGACCCCATGCCGCTGTCATGCGATACGTCGTTGGCGACGATGAAGTCGGCTCCCTTCTTTCTGAGTTTGGCCTCGGCATTCCTGACAAGATCCTGCGTCTCGGCGGCAAAGCCGACGACCAGGCCGGGCCGCTTCCCGTGATGACCGACACTGGCGAGAATGTCCGGGTTTTCGACCATCTGCAGTGCCGGCGGCCCCTCGCCCGCCACTTTCTTGATCTTCTCGCCGGCCGAGGTCTCGCTGCGCCAGTCGGCGACGGCGGCGACGAACACGGCCGCGTCCGCCGGCAGCAGCTGTTCGACCGCGTCCTTCATCTCGTTCGCGGTTTCGACGTGGAGCGTGGTGACGCATGCGGGATCGGCAATGCCGACCGGACCGGAGACGAGGCGCACGTCGGCGCCCAGCCTTGCCAGCGCCGCCGCGATGGCATGGCCCTGCTTGCCGGACGAACGGTTGGCGATGTAGCGCACCGGGTCGATCGGCTCATGCGTCGGCCCGGAGGTGACGATGATCTTTCTGCCCGCCAGCGGCTTCGGCCTGATATCGAGCAGCGCCTCGATCGCGGCGACGATCTCCAGCGGCTCGGCCATGCGGCCTTCGCCGGCCTCGTTGCTCTCCGCCATCTCGCCTTTCGCCGGGCCAACGAATGCGATGCCGTCCTTCTGCAACGTCGCGCGGTTGCGGCGGGTCGCCGGATGCAACCACATTTTCGGGTTCATGGCGGGCGCCATCAATACCGGCTTGTCGGTGGCGATGAGCACGGTAGAGGCAAGGTCGTTGGCATGGCCGTTGGCAAGCTTCGCCATCAGGTCGGCGGTGGCCGGTGCCACGACGACAAGATCGGCCTCGCGCGACAACCTAACATGGCCGACATCGTGCTCGTCATTGCGGTCGAACAAATCGGTGAAGACATGGTCGGCGGACAGCGCTCCGACCGACAGCGTGGTGACGAACTCCTGCGCGGCTGATGTCATCACCACCCGCACCGCGGCGCCCCGCTCGCGCAGCCGGCGGATCAGATC includes these proteins:
- the coaBC gene encoding bifunctional phosphopantothenoylcysteine decarboxylase/phosphopantothenate--cysteine ligase CoaBC; translated protein: MGTLTIRSLDDSVKQALRERAAARGVSMEEEARSVLAKGVSGGSTQSFQDETLYAAIRRSVEPHGGFDVDLPERGPARRPPQFAAGLSGKRILLIIGGGIAAYKALDLIRRLRERGAAVRVVMTSAAQEFVTTLSVGALSADHVFTDLFDRNDEHDVGHVRLSREADLVVVAPATADLMAKLANGHANDLASTVLIATDKPVLMAPAMNPKMWLHPATRRNRATLQKDGIAFVGPAKGEMAESNEAGEGRMAEPLEIVAAIEALLDIRPKPLAGRKIIVTSGPTHEPIDPVRYIANRSSGKQGHAIAAALARLGADVRLVSGPVGIADPACVTTLHVETANEMKDAVEQLLPADAAVFVAAVADWRSETSAGEKIKKVAGEGPPALQMVENPDILASVGHHGKRPGLVVGFAAETQDLVRNAEAKLRKKGADFIVANDVSHDSGMGSSGVMGGDRNKVRIVSKAGVDEWPEMSKDEVAARLAALIAERLKTIVV